The Rhodopseudomonas palustris genome window below encodes:
- a CDS encoding OsmC family protein has product MDALELRALQAPIKDRYKADPATALITLKAKGAIDADGISCKVETGKALATAGLHPATGGSGLELCSGDMLLEALVACAGVTLKSVATAIEVPLSRGDVVAEGDLDFRGTLGVDKEAPVGFREIRLRFEVETDAAQDKLDLLLKLTERYCVVYQTIKNGPKVSVSLHRV; this is encoded by the coding sequence ATGGATGCGCTGGAATTGCGCGCGCTGCAGGCGCCGATCAAGGACCGCTATAAGGCAGATCCGGCCACCGCGCTGATCACCCTGAAGGCCAAAGGCGCGATCGATGCCGACGGCATCAGTTGCAAGGTCGAAACTGGCAAGGCCTTGGCAACGGCCGGCCTGCATCCGGCGACCGGCGGCTCTGGGCTTGAACTGTGTTCGGGAGACATGCTGCTCGAGGCACTCGTCGCGTGCGCCGGCGTCACCCTGAAGTCGGTTGCGACCGCGATCGAAGTGCCGCTCTCGCGGGGCGACGTGGTCGCCGAGGGCGATCTGGATTTTCGCGGCACGCTCGGCGTCGACAAGGAGGCACCGGTCGGCTTCCGCGAGATCCGGCTGCGATTTGAGGTCGAAACCGACGCGGCGCAGGACAAGCTCGATCTGCTCTTGAAACTGACCGAGCGCTATTGCGTGGTGTATCAGACCATCAAGAACGGCCCGAAGGTGTCCGTGTCGCTGCATCGCGTCTAA
- a CDS encoding GMC family oxidoreductase, with translation MTRANTTETVDFIIVGAGSSGCVLANRLSEDPATSVALLEAGPRDSNPWIHIPIGYAKTIRNPDINWCYETEPEPTMDGRRIFWPRGKVLGGTSSINGLVYMRGHPDDYDGWAAAGASGWGWTDVLPYFKRSEDQVRGADAYHGVGGPLAVADLSERNPICQAFIDAAISAGVPANLDFNGESQDGVGYVQLTTRDGRRCSSAVAFLRPALRRANLRVETEALVCRVVIEGGRAVGVEYLHGGERRVLRARSEVILCGGAVNSPQLLQLSGIGPAAHLASVAIEPVLDLPAVGANLQDHLQVRIVWKAAHPLTLNDIVRNPVRKLWMGARYLLNRSGPMTISACQVGLFARTRAELTRSDIQYHFMMFSAESSADQLHSFSGFTANVCQLRPESRGSVLIAAPDPRQAPRIRANYLATETDRRAVIDGLRLARTIANEKPLADFIVEEYLPGAGATSDDALSAHARQKGQTLFHPAGTCAIGPVLDPQLRVRGIEGLRVADCSVMPTLVSGNTNAPAVMIGEKASDLIRGQRIA, from the coding sequence ATGACACGCGCCAATACGACCGAGACAGTCGATTTCATCATCGTGGGAGCAGGCTCATCGGGATGTGTCCTTGCCAATCGCCTCAGTGAGGACCCTGCCACCTCGGTCGCACTTTTGGAGGCGGGCCCCCGCGATTCCAACCCGTGGATTCACATTCCGATCGGCTATGCCAAGACGATCCGAAATCCCGACATCAACTGGTGCTACGAGACCGAGCCGGAGCCGACGATGGACGGGCGGCGAATCTTCTGGCCGCGCGGCAAGGTGCTCGGTGGGACCAGTAGCATCAACGGCCTTGTCTACATGCGGGGGCATCCTGACGATTATGACGGCTGGGCAGCCGCCGGCGCGTCTGGGTGGGGCTGGACTGATGTCCTCCCGTACTTCAAGCGCTCGGAGGATCAAGTCCGCGGCGCTGATGCGTATCATGGCGTAGGCGGGCCGCTGGCGGTCGCCGACCTCAGCGAGCGCAATCCGATCTGCCAGGCCTTCATCGACGCCGCCATCTCTGCCGGCGTACCGGCCAATCTGGACTTTAACGGCGAGTCCCAGGATGGCGTCGGCTACGTGCAACTGACGACCCGTGACGGTCGCCGTTGCTCCAGCGCGGTGGCGTTTCTGAGGCCGGCACTGCGGCGCGCCAATCTGCGCGTCGAGACCGAGGCGCTGGTCTGCCGTGTCGTGATCGAGGGCGGCCGAGCTGTCGGTGTGGAATATCTACATGGCGGCGAACGGCGGGTCCTGCGTGCGCGATCCGAGGTGATCCTGTGCGGGGGCGCTGTCAATTCGCCACAGCTTCTGCAACTGTCGGGCATCGGTCCTGCCGCACATCTGGCGAGCGTCGCTATCGAACCGGTGCTGGATTTGCCTGCCGTCGGTGCCAATCTGCAGGATCACCTCCAGGTTCGCATCGTCTGGAAGGCGGCCCATCCGCTGACGCTGAACGATATCGTCCGCAACCCGGTGCGCAAGCTATGGATGGGCGCGCGATATCTGCTGAACCGGTCTGGCCCGATGACGATCAGCGCCTGCCAGGTCGGGCTGTTTGCGCGGACACGTGCGGAGCTGACGCGTTCGGATATCCAGTATCATTTCATGATGTTCAGTGCCGAGAGCTCGGCGGACCAGCTTCATTCGTTCTCAGGCTTCACCGCGAACGTGTGCCAACTCCGCCCCGAAAGTCGCGGCAGCGTGCTGATCGCTGCCCCTGATCCGCGGCAGGCCCCGCGCATCCGAGCGAACTATCTGGCAACCGAAACGGATCGCCGCGCTGTCATTGATGGCTTGCGTCTGGCACGGACCATCGCGAACGAGAAGCCGCTCGCGGACTTTATCGTCGAGGAGTATCTGCCCGGAGCCGGCGCCACCAGCGACGACGCACTTTCGGCGCACGCCCGTCAGAAGGGGCAGACGCTGTTTCATCCAGCCGGAACCTGCGCGATCGGCCCGGTTCTCGACCCACAGCTGCGGGTCCGCGGCATCGAAGGATTGCGTGTCGCCGATTGCTCCGTGATGCCGACGCTGGTGTCCGGCAACACTAATGCGCCCGCGGTGATGATCGGTGAAAAGGCGTCCGACCTTATTCGCGGGCAGCGAATTGCTTGA
- a CDS encoding ABC transporter substrate-binding protein: MSIGMSRRRLLQASAGLGFSGLLGTASARAATPTDLSGVTLRIAFYKGLHKTLLETAGLAATPYKIDWKEFNSGVQHIEGINVDALDLGSGSETSAAFGVKSKARVKFIAVYREDLNNQGTFVQKDSDIHRVADLKGKRVGYVRGTTSHYYLYKQLAEAGLSFGDIKATHLAPTDGLSAFARGDLDAWAIWGYNGQLARSKYGARTLKTGVGYLSGNFLISANPSAIDDPLRHAALADFLLRLQKAYAWSNANYPTYAEAQSRDTGVPVEAILDLFNNRSQDYSLIANSDAAVQSHQDVADVFTKIGVFDAPVDVKPFWDRSFDQALA, from the coding sequence ATGTCGATTGGCATGTCGCGTCGCCGTTTGTTGCAAGCCAGCGCGGGTCTTGGGTTCTCCGGGTTGCTGGGCACAGCAAGCGCACGAGCCGCCACCCCAACCGATCTCTCCGGGGTCACGCTGCGGATTGCCTTCTACAAGGGGCTGCACAAGACCTTGCTGGAAACGGCAGGCCTCGCCGCAACGCCCTACAAGATCGATTGGAAGGAGTTCAACTCCGGCGTCCAGCACATCGAAGGCATCAACGTCGACGCGCTCGACCTGGGTTCGGGCAGCGAAACTTCGGCAGCGTTCGGGGTAAAGTCCAAAGCACGCGTGAAATTCATCGCGGTGTATCGCGAGGATCTCAACAATCAGGGCACGTTCGTTCAGAAAGATTCAGACATCCATCGCGTGGCCGACCTCAAGGGGAAGCGCGTCGGCTACGTTCGGGGAACGACGTCTCACTATTATCTCTACAAGCAGCTGGCTGAAGCCGGTCTGTCCTTTGGCGACATCAAGGCGACCCACCTTGCGCCCACCGACGGCCTGTCTGCCTTCGCCCGTGGTGACCTCGATGCATGGGCGATCTGGGGTTACAATGGCCAACTCGCCCGCTCCAAATACGGGGCCCGTACCCTGAAGACAGGCGTCGGCTATCTTTCAGGAAACTTCCTGATCTCGGCCAATCCTTCCGCGATTGACGACCCGCTGCGGCACGCTGCGCTTGCAGACTTTCTCCTGCGGCTGCAGAAGGCCTATGCCTGGAGCAATGCGAACTACCCGACCTATGCGGAAGCCCAGTCGCGCGATACCGGGGTTCCGGTCGAGGCCATTCTCGACCTGTTCAACAATCGCAGCCAGGATTACAGCCTGATCGCCAACAGCGATGCAGCGGTTCAAAGCCATCAGGACGTCGCTGACGTGTTCACCAAGATTGGCGTGTTCGACGCACCGGTAGATGTCAAGCCTTTCTGGGACCGCAGCTTCGACCAGGCATTGGCCTGA